In Deltaproteobacteria bacterium, one DNA window encodes the following:
- a CDS encoding EamA family transporter, whose protein sequence is MNLLALFFIVLSALFHALWNVVLKTSDRKMSFNIFMHLAAIGIFSIFFLVWKGKIPLPGFRLGVIVVTAGFFFFLYHLCLTDSYETTEVSLAYPLTTTGPLYIPLWAYIFLGEKLSIEGCFGILLVFFGAYTIQMKTLNLKGMVEPLRSLRNPGVFLAMAAGFFYSIGAVVDKKGVTDFDVFTYTYYLDSVLVFFLLCNHVLIRGNKRDLLPELRASWPKIALAGGILFGSFLCYRLGLRIAPVSYAVSARQMSAVFGVLLGIALFRESFGGMRLTGALLISLGVVLIKFG, encoded by the coding sequence ATGAATCTGCTTGCGCTCTTTTTTATCGTCCTTTCGGCTCTCTTTCACGCCCTCTGGAACGTTGTCCTCAAAACGTCGGACAGGAAGATGTCTTTCAACATATTCATGCACCTTGCTGCGATCGGCATCTTCTCGATATTTTTCCTGGTCTGGAAGGGGAAAATACCGCTGCCGGGGTTCAGGCTCGGGGTTATCGTGGTTACGGCGGGTTTCTTCTTTTTCCTCTACCACCTTTGCCTTACCGACTCGTACGAGACGACGGAGGTGTCGCTCGCCTATCCTCTCACCACGACGGGCCCTCTCTACATACCGCTCTGGGCGTACATCTTTCTCGGCGAAAAGCTCTCCATCGAGGGCTGTTTCGGCATACTGCTCGTTTTCTTCGGGGCATACACGATACAGATGAAGACACTGAACCTGAAAGGGATGGTGGAGCCGCTGAGAAGCTTGAGAAATCCGGGGGTCTTCCTGGCGATGGCGGCGGGTTTTTTCTACTCGATCGGGGCGGTGGTGGACAAGAAAGGGGTGACGGACTTCGACGTGTTTACCTACACCTACTATCTCGATTCGGTTCTCGTGTTTTTTCTCCTGTGCAACCACGTCCTGATCCGGGGGAACAAAAGGGACCTTCTCCCGGAGCTTCGCGCGAGCTGGCCGAAGATAGCTCTTGCCGGCGGTATCCTTTTCGGGTCCTTTCTGTGCTACCGCCTCGGCCTTCGCATTGCCCCCGTGAGCTACGCAGTTTCTGCGCGGCAGATGAGCGCGGTGTTCGGCGTTTTGCTCGGCATTGCCCTGTTTCGGGAGTCTTTCGGCGGAATGCGGCTTACAGGAGCGCTCCTGATCAGCCTCGGGGTCGTGCTGATAAAATTCGGATAG
- a CDS encoding hotdog fold thioesterase, translating to MENDRVIELFGMELEEAREGYVRISVVVKDEYLNAHNIAHGALIFALADVAFAIAVNSVTDAVGVQWSFNTFRAAMPGERITAECDLTHRGKSLMVVDYRVTNESGKLIAKGQATALPVPRDRFKS from the coding sequence ATGGAAAACGACCGCGTGATCGAGCTGTTCGGCATGGAGCTCGAAGAGGCGCGTGAAGGGTACGTGAGGATCTCGGTGGTGGTGAAAGACGAATATCTCAATGCCCACAACATAGCCCACGGGGCGTTGATCTTTGCCCTCGCGGACGTGGCCTTCGCGATTGCCGTGAACTCGGTAACAGACGCCGTGGGAGTCCAGTGGAGCTTCAACACCTTCAGGGCGGCAATGCCGGGGGAGAGGATAACCGCAGAGTGCGACCTCACCCACCGGGGAAAGAGCCTGATGGTCGTCGATTACCGGGTAACGAACGAATCGGGAAAACTCATCGCGAAAGGGCAGGCCACGGCTCTCCCCGTTCCTCGGGACCGGTTCAAAAGCTGA